DNA from Acidobacteriota bacterium:
TCAGGTCGCCGGCCGGCGTCGAGACCGGCAGGGCCGCGACCCGGTCCGGTTCGGCCCGCAGGCCCGGCGGCAACCGGACGGCGATGTCGGACGCCAGGCCCTCCTCCACGATCTCGCCGACAACGACGCCCTGAAACAGCGCCTCCACGGCCTCGCCGAGGTCCGCGAGGCTCAACCCGTACCGGGCCATCGCCGTGCGGTCGAAGTCGACGACCATCTGGGGCACCGGCGACTGCTCCTGGTTCGACAGGTCGACGATGCCAGGCACGGTCGCCAGGACCTGTTCGATCCGCGCAGCCAGCGTGCGCAGCACCGCCAGATCCGATCCCTCGACCTTCACCGCCAGGTTGGTCCGGGAACCCGAGATCATGTGGTCGATCCGGTGGCTGATCGGCTGCCCGAAAGAGACGGTCACCGCCGGTATCCCGGCCACCGCGCGGCGCATCCCGGCAACCAGTTCGTCCTTCGAGCGGCCGTCCTCGAGCGGCGCCAGCACGACCTCCATCTCGGAGGCGTTGACCCCCTGGACGTGCTCGTCCTTCTCGGCGCGGCCCGTCCGCCGGCTGGTCGAGACGACCTCCGGGAAGGCGAGCAGCGCCTCCTCGACCCGGCTGCCCAGCCGATCGCTCTCGGCGAGCGGGATGCCGGGCGGGCTGACCACCGACACGGTGAGCGAGCCCTCGTTGAAGGCCGGCAGGAAGCTGCGGCCCAGTCCCGGCAGGAGCGCCGCCGCGACGACCACCAGGAGGGCCGCCGAAAACAGCACCGCCCAGCGATGCGAGAAGCACCAGTCGAGAGTCGGCGAGTAGGCCCACTGGAAGGCGCGCAGCAGCCACGGCGGGCGCGACCTGAGCGCCCGCGCCCGTCCCAGGAACAGCACGGCGAGCACCGGCGTAACCGTCAGCGCCACGACCAGGGAGGCGGCGAGCGCGGCGATGAACGCCATGCCGAGCGGCCGCAGCAGCCGGCCCTCCAGCCCGGGCAGGAAGAAGATGGGCACGAAGACCAGGACGACGATCAGCGTGGCGAGGAGGATCGGGCTCAGGACCTCCCGGGTCGCGGCCGCGACGACCTCCTCGGCCGGGCGGCGCTCGCCCTCCGGCAGGCGGCTCTCGTCCCTCATCCGGCGGAAGATGTTCTCGATCGCGATGATCGCGTCGTCCACCAGCAGCCCGATCGCGATCGACAGGCCACCGAGCGTCATCGTGTCGATCTGCAGCCCGAAGGCCGCGATCACCAGGACCCCGGCGACCAGGGAGAGCGGGATGGCGAACGCCGAGATGAACGTCGTACGGACGCTGCCGAGGAACAGCGCAAGGATGACGATGACGAGGATCGCCCCGTCGCGCAGCGCCTCGGCGACGTTGCCGATCGCCACCTCGATGAAGTCCGCCTGGCGGAAGTTCTCGCTTTCGAGCACGACGCCCTCAGGCAGAACCGGCTGCAGCCGGGCGAGCGTGTCATCGATGGCGCGGGTCAGATCCAGCGTGTTCGCGCCCGGCTGCTTCTGCACGGACAGGATGACCGCCGGACGGTTGCGATAGGAGCCGGTGCCGCGGACAGGCGCCGGTCCCCATTCGACGCTTGCCACGTCACCGACCCGTAGCGGGATCCCGCCGTCGACCCGCACGACGGCCGCGGCAACCTCGTCCGGAGTGCGTGCCCGGCTGCGCACGCGGACGATGTGCTCCTCGCCGGCCTCCACATGAAAGCCCGCGGCCAAGCTGCGGCTGGACTTCGCGACGGCGTCCACGACGTCGGCGAGCGGGAGACCGTTCTGAGCCAGGGCGGTCGGCCGCACCGTGACCTGAAGCTGCCGCTGTTCGCCGCCGATGGGAACGACCTGTGAGACGCCCGGGATCGACAGGAGGTTGCGGCGAACGACCGTTTCGGCGACGCGGCGCAACTCCATCGCGCTGACGCCGCCCTCCGCCACCGGCGCCGAGGTCATCGCGATGAACGTGATCTCGCCCATGATCGAGGAGATCGGCCCGAGCTCCGGTCTCTCGGCCTGGGCCGGAAGGTCGACGCGCTGCAGCCGCTCGCTGACGACCTGGCGGGCGCGGTAGATGTCGGTGCCCCAGTCGAACTCGACCCAGGCCACCGAGATCCCGTCGGCGGAGATCGAACGCAGCCGCCGCACGCCCGGGGATCCGTTGATCGCGGACTCCACCGCGTAGGTCACCAGCAGCTCGACCTCCTCCGCGGCCATCCCTGGGGCCTCCGTGATCACGGTCACGGTGGGGGCCGAGAGGTCGGGAAAGATGTCAACCGGCAGGTTCAGGATCCAGGCCGCACCGACCACCGTGAGGAGAGCTGCCCCCGCGACCACCAGCAGACGGTGGCGCAGGGAGAACCGAAGCAGTCGCTCGAGGGGTCCCACTCCGGCGCCTTCAGTGGACGTGGCCGTGAGCTTCGCCGCT
Protein-coding regions in this window:
- a CDS encoding efflux RND transporter permease subunit — its product is MGPLERLLRFSLRHRLLVVAGAALLTVVGAAWILNLPVDIFPDLSAPTVTVITEAPGMAAEEVELLVTYAVESAINGSPGVRRLRSISADGISVAWVEFDWGTDIYRARQVVSERLQRVDLPAQAERPELGPISSIMGEITFIAMTSAPVAEGGVSAMELRRVAETVVRRNLLSIPGVSQVVPIGGEQRQLQVTVRPTALAQNGLPLADVVDAVAKSSRSLAAGFHVEAGEEHIVRVRSRARTPDEVAAAVVRVDGGIPLRVGDVASVEWGPAPVRGTGSYRNRPAVILSVQKQPGANTLDLTRAIDDTLARLQPVLPEGVVLESENFRQADFIEVAIGNVAEALRDGAILVIVILALFLGSVRTTFISAFAIPLSLVAGVLVIAAFGLQIDTMTLGGLSIAIGLLVDDAIIAIENIFRRMRDESRLPEGERRPAEEVVAAATREVLSPILLATLIVVLVFVPIFFLPGLEGRLLRPLGMAFIAALAASLVVALTVTPVLAVLFLGRARALRSRPPWLLRAFQWAYSPTLDWCFSHRWAVLFSAALLVVVAAALLPGLGRSFLPAFNEGSLTVSVVSPPGIPLAESDRLGSRVEEALLAFPEVVSTSRRTGRAEKDEHVQGVNASEMEVVLAPLEDGRSKDELVAGMRRAVAGIPAVTVSFGQPISHRIDHMISGSRTNLAVKVEGSDLAVLRTLAARIEQVLATVPGIVDLSNQEQSPVPQMVVDFDRTAMARYGLSLADLGEAVEALFQGVVVGEIVEEGLASDIAVRLPPGLRAEPDRVAALPVSTPAGDLIRLGAVAEVRHALGPSLIRRENAQRVAMVTANVAGADLVGTVERAQAAVEAEVDLPAGYLVTFGGQFEEAGRRVYTMGLLVVLILVGMYGLLYLEFGSHRDTLAMLVNVPLALVGGVVAVALGGGVLSLATVVGFVTLFGIATRNGVLLVSNYRRLLGEGLPLQEAVRQGSEERMPPILMTALTAGLALVPLVLGAGEPGNEILSPMAQVILGGLLTSTFLNLVVVPVLYARRS